From Brassica oleracea var. oleracea cultivar TO1000 chromosome C3, BOL, whole genome shotgun sequence, a single genomic window includes:
- the LOC106329529 gene encoding peroxidase 47-like, giving the protein MGDNEMVMANLLSVIMLMHAIVALSSNVRGLSKNYYMKSCPNAEQIVKNSVSTALQADPTLAAGLIRMLFHDCFIEGCDASILLDSTNDNTAEKDSPGNLSLRGYEIIDDTKQEIENTCPGVVSCADILAMAARDAVFWAGGPFYQIPKGRFDGKRSKIEDTKNLLPPSFNASQLIQAFGQRGFSPKDVVALSGAHTLGVARCSSFKARLITLDSSVDSSFANTLSKTCSAGDNAEQPLDATRNDFDNAYFNALQMKSGVLFSDQALFNSPVTRNLVNGYALNQTKFFFDFQKAMRKMSKLNVKNSSQGEVRKHCRCLN; this is encoded by the exons ATGGGAGATAATGAGATGGTTATGGCAAATTTATTGAGCGTTATTATGCTTATGCATGCAATCGTTGCGCTTTCTTCTAACGTGAGGGGCTTAAGTAAGAATTACTACATGAAGAGCTGTCCTAACGCAGAGCAGATTGTGAAAAATAGTGTTAGTACTGCTCTTCAAGCCGATCCCACTCTAGCCGCAGGTCTTATCCGTATGCTCTTCCACGACTGTTTCATTGAG GGATGTGACGCTTCGATTCTGCTAGATTCAACAAATGACAACACTGCAGAAAAGGATTCGCCTGGAAATCTGAGTCTACGTGGCTACGAGATCATAGATGATACAAAACAAGAAATCGAGAATACTTGTCCAGGAGTTGTATCTTGCGCAGATATACTTGCCATGGCTGCTAGAGATGCTGTTTTTTGG GCTGGTGGTCCATTTTATCAAATACCTAAAGGAAGATTTGATGGTAAAAGATCCAAGATAGAAGATACAAAAAATCTTCTTCCACCTTCTTTCAATGCCTCCCAACTCATTCAGGCTTTTGGCCAACGTGGCTTCAGTCCGAAAGATGTTGTTGCTCTCTCTG GAGCACATACCCTTGGAGTTGCACGATGCTCATCCTTCAAGGCTAGACTTATCACCCTAGATTCTTCAGTAGACTCTTCTTTTGCAAACACTCTCTCAAAAACTTGCAGTGCCGGTGACAATGCAGAGCAACCACTTGATGCCACACGCAACGATTTCGACAATGCTTATTTCAATGCGCTTCAGATGAAATCAGGAGTCCTCTTTTCAGACCAAGCCTTATTCAACAGTCCAGTGACGAGGAATCTTGTTAATGGCTATGCCCTTAACCAAACTAAGTTTTTCTTTGATTTTCAAAAGGCCATGCGCAAAATGAGCAAGCTCAATGTCAAAAATAGCTCTCAAGGTGAAGTCCGTAAACATTGTCGCTGTCTTAACTAA
- the LOC106334151 gene encoding uncharacterized protein LOC106334151, which produces MRDMAKENDKLHDEFASTFSTSDVNDSPMQDRENKEATYAIVETSMKQVTLLQEKHGQAVSNIRDKAEQSLIKDYQLDQRNNETPKKLAIIVPSLASIEEMRTLFPKNILSEDASSMEKRSAKHGQDEANNKTPFLEVNI; this is translated from the exons ATGAG GGACATGGCGAAAGAAAATGACAAGCTCCATGATGAATTTGCATCTACTTTCTCCACATCGGATGTCAATG ACTCGCCGATGCAAGACCGTGAGAACAAAGAAGCAACATATGCTATAGTGGAGACTTCAATGAAGCAGGTCACGTTATTGCAAGAGAAACATGGACAAGCTGTATCAAACATTAGAGACAAAGCAGAACAGTCTCTCATAAAAGACTATCAG CTTGATCAGCGCAACAACGAGACGCCAAAGAAACTAGCTATAATCGTGCCGAGCTTGGCGTCGATTGAGGAGATGAGGACTTTGTTTCCGAAGAATATTCTGAGTGAAGATGCCTCAAGCATGGAGAAAAGATCAGCTAAACATGGACAAGACGAAGCTAACAACAAAACTCCATTCTTGGAAGTGAACATATGA